The Leishmania donovani BPK282A1 complete genome, chromosome 9 genome includes a region encoding these proteins:
- a CDS encoding hypothetical tetratricopeptide repeat protein, whose translation MACFAAVEAPELPPGMDPAYYALSLLRRRRLEECIKVSTHYLTLATTPKCAGSPTGATATTPPSTGFMDESMWFIQTKAMVLQSWYDDAEIEDDGVDDVLMEGEQAVVSTLHRPNTSLRAARQGTAGGGTAAGAVGRAGRLGTSAGGGRPVSSRYGYARPGTLQNRPGSVRSGPDGTAVRPVTGRFVRIGTASLRSVTGGPHINLQALNLERYAQEKPMVAKLLCDYLLYVEHKPKMALELCTAALRPVKPVTTSAIPLPSAPGVAAKLPMGVAAGAGVGPSSLPPPGKTAAVSAAQEQVGIANTNDWWWKARLAKANYQLGLLREAEKYLKAALFDSPTSTSVGAGMLAKESKAWPGGDGSGGGFQKGRAFANYNTSVVMQLGKVYLKMDQPLTALETYEAALEVNPVDHHIVLCCARLRDELHEPGTAYDLYNQVLHLDSSNIEAIACIGAHLFYERNQPELALRYYRRLLQMGLHTSEVWTNMGLCAFYTFQMELSLRCLSHALALCKEDSQRADVWYNIGHVGIGMGNMAFAERAFRLAVSADVTHAEALNNLAVLAYEKRKEKTGRRLLDTAVLVAPGLTEALYNTAVISFQAGELELSYQMVMRVLEAEPDHPEAVVLQGKLRERFLAI comes from the coding sequence ATGGCGTGtttcgctgccgtcgaggcCCCAGAGCTGCCGCCTGGTATGGATCCGGCCTACTACGCCCTCAGcctgctgcgtcggcgtAGGCTGGAGGAGTGCATCAAGGTCTCCACCCACTACCTCACTCTGGCCACCACCCCGAAGTGCGCTGGCTCTCCAACAGGCGCCACGGCTACAACACCGCCCAGCACCGGCTTCATGGATGAGAGCATGTGGTTCATCCAGACCAAGGCGATGGTGCTGCAGAGCTGGTACGACGATGCAGAAATCGAGGATGACGGTGTCGATGACGTGCTCATGGAAGGTGAGCAGGCCGTCGTAAGCACGTTGCACCGGCCCAACACGTCCCTacgggcggcgcggcagggcaccgcaggcggcggtacggctgctggcgctgttGGTCGCGCTGGTCGACTTGGAACGTCAgccggcggtggccggcCAGTGAGCAGCCGCTACGGCTACGCGCGGCCTGGCACGCTGCAGAACCGTCCCGGCTCCGTCCGCAGCGGTCCGGATggcacggcggtgcgtcCTGTCACCGGCCGCTTCGTTCGGATCGGCACTGCCTCCCTGCGGTCCGTAACAGGTGGGCCGCACATCAACTTGCAGGCACTCAACCTTGAGCGCTACGCGCAGGAGAAGCCAATGGTAGCCAAACTGCTCTGCGACTACCTCCTCTACGTCGAGCACAAGCCCAAAATGGCATTGGAGCtctgcacggcagcgctgcgcccaGTCAAGCCTGTGACGACGTCAGCAATCCCGCTGCCTTCAGCGCCCGGCGTTGCTGCCAAGCTGCCCAtgggcgtcgctgccggagcCGGCGTGGGTCCATCGtccctgccccctcccgGGAAGACCGCCGCGGTGtctgcggcgcaggagcaggTCGGCATAGCGAACACGAATGACTGGTGGTGGAAGGCGCGCCTGGCCAAGGCGAACTACCAGctggggctgctgcgggaggcggagaagtACCTCAAAGCCGCTCTCTTCGACTCACCAaccagcaccagcgtcgGAGCAGGGATGTTAGCGAAGGAGTCGAAGGCGTGGCCAGGCGGTGACGGtagtggcggcggctttcAAAAGGGCCGTGCCTTCGCCAACTACAACACAAGCGTGGTCATGCAACTGGGCAAGGTGTACCTCAAGATGGACCAGCCACTGACAGCTCTCGAGACAtacgaggcggcgctcgaggTGAACCCGGTTGACCACCACATAGTCCTCTGCTGTGCGCGTCTACGCGACGAGCTGCATGAGCCCGGCACCGCCTACGACCTCTACAACCAAGTGCTGCACCTCGATAGCAGCAATATCGAGGCCATCGCCTGCATCGGCGCGCACCTCTTCTACGAGCGCAACCAACcagagctggcgctgcgctactaccgccgcctgctgcagaTGGGCTTGCACACGTCAGAGGTGTGGACGAACATGGGACTCTGCGCCTTCTACACGTTCCAGATGGAGCTTAGTCTGCGCTGCCTGTCCCATGCGCTAGCGCTATGCAAGGAGGACAGTCAGCGCGCAGATGTGTGGTACAACATCGGGCACGTGGGCATCGGGATGGGCAACATGGCCTTCGCTGAGCGCGCCTTCCGTCTTGCCGTCAGTGCCGACGTCACGCACGCCGAGGCGCTGAACAACCTGGCGGTGTTGGCCTAcgagaaaagaaaggagaagaccgggcgtcgcctcctcgacACGGCGGTACTCGTGGCGCCGGGACTGACGGAGGCGCTGTACAACACCGCCGTCATCTCCTTCCAGGCAGGTGAGCTGGAGTTGTCGTATCAGATGGTGATGCGGGTGCTGGAGGCAGAACCAGACCAcccggaggcggtggtgctaCAAGgcaagctgcgcgagcgcttCCTCGCGATTTAG
- a CDS encoding serine/threonine protein phosphatase, putative: MSSDLMELSREELISRVLDLQSENSALSRQLRSMANRRGGASSPTQADPRSRTTSGGIGATHSDPSAFIAANPVSARRNGSLSTSSEVPMSAAADRLSGCASGPPSAPSFEISMSVIVIENGAALSVPLSSVLDKTYGRQDLRDADTPVVSSKYLRDTNSLRTQRFSIGSVSATGGAAADASPSMNLDEEFSDSLSPGRPSSALGRGSALVRGSVANAGGTVNDTDDEPYPKDPRAGSAGGAAAASSLAQRAGVTNLNLRRDVLFARDLSLDADAIITHQTLRLFNQQFARGANMLSPMSSYGNAVYHYIVKTFAVRNGCEHSPDDVEGFGRTLMNLCEEVKHILLDEPRHGSVTSPCYVFGDLHGNFRDLFYFMDNLISFQDLRYTPHRFVFLGDYVDRGEFSVEVVAYLFSMKVLAPHKVLLLRGNHEDTLVSGDISGYGNTSFRAQCHSTFGAALGEELWHRASAVFAHLPLTANIDSKIYCTHGGIPRYSGGVDDRLGILNSVDFPVMESFFQVPENETPQHRMYRQIGMDTCWADPAENESELDRFGFGSNPRGTGVILFGSKAVDDFLDHFHFEYIFRAHQEKSDGLKLSKSARVFTIFSTSAYVGHQNGAGVVLVAEGKIRLIVKTADTYEEDDYVAEVENVHRR, encoded by the coding sequence ATGTCCAGTGACTTGATGGAGCTCTCCCGCGAGGAGCTCATCAGCCGCGTGCTCGACCTCCAGTCCGAGAACAGCGCGCTGAGCCGGCAACTGCGCAGCATGGCGAacagacgcggcggcgcgtcatCGCCCACGCAGGCCGATCCCCGTAGTAGAACTACCAGCGGTGGCATCGGCGCGACGCACAGCGATCCCTCCGCGTTCATTGCCGCCAACCCAGTCTCTGCGCGACGTAACGGCAgcctctccacctcctctgaAGTCCCCatgtcagcggcggcggatcGGCTGAGCGGGTGCGCGAGTgggccgccgtcggcgccgagcTTCGAGATATCCATGTCAGTGATCGTCATCGAgaacggcgccgcgctctcGGTGCCGCTCTCCTCGGTGCTCGACAAGACGTACGGCCGCCAAGATCtgcgcgacgccgacacGCCTGTGGTCTCGTCCAAGTACCTGCGAGATACCAACTCGTTGCGGACGCAGCGCTTTTCCATCGGCAGCGTCAGTGCCaccggtggcgctgcggcggatgCGTCTCCCAGCATGAACCTAGACGAGGAATTCTCGGACAGCCTCAGCCCAGGGCGGCCGAGCTCTGCTCTCGGACGCGGCAgtgcgcttgtgcgtggAAGCGTCGCCAACGCCGGTGGCACTGTTAACGACACGGACGATGAGCCGTACCCGAAGGACCCTCGCGCCGGCTcagccggtggcgccgccgccgcctccagcctcgcgcagcgcgctgGAGTGACGAACCTGAATCTTCGCCGAGACGTCCTCTTCGCGCGTGACCTTTCACTGGACGCGGACGCCATCATCACTCATCAGACGCTGCGGCTTTTCAACCAGCAGTTCGCGCGTGGCGCAAACATGCTGTCGCCCATGTCCTCTTACGGCAACGCCGTGTACCACTACATCGTAAAGACTTTCGCGGTGCGCAACGGCTGCGAGCACTCGCCAGACGATGTAGAGGGCTTCGGCCGCACGCTTATGAACCTCTGCGAGGAGGTCAAGCACATACTGCTAGATGAACCGCGGCACGGGTCCGTCACGTCGCCGTGCTACGTCTTTGGCGACCTGCACGGCAACTTCCGCGACCTCTTCTACTTCATGGACAACCTCATTAGCTTCCAGGACCTGCGCTACACCCCGCACCGCTTCGTCTTCCTCGGTGACTACGTTGACCGTGGCGAGTTCAGCGTTGAAGTGGTGGCCTACCTGTTCTCGATGAAGGTGCTTGCCCCGCAcaaggtgctgctgttgcgcgGCAACCACGAAGACACCCTCGTGAGCGGCGACATATCCGGCTACGGCAACACGAGCTTCCGTGCCCAGTGTCACAGCACcttcggcgccgccctcggcgAGGAACTGTGGCACCGCGCGAGTGCGGTCTTTGCCCATctgccgctgacggcgaACATCGACAGCAAGATCTACTGCACGCACGGCGGCATCCCGCGctacagcggcggcgtcgacgaccGGCTCGGCATTTTGAACAGCGTCGACTTCCCAGTGATGGAGTCGTTCTTTCAGGTGCCGGAGAACGAgacaccgcagcaccgcatgTACCGCCAGATCGGGATGGATACTTGCTGGGCCGACCCGGCCGAGAACGAGAGTGAGCTCGACAGGTTCGGATTTGGCTCGAACCcgcgcggcaccggcgtcATCCTGTTCGGCTCCAAGGCGGTGGACGACTTCCTCGACCACTTCCACTTTGAGTACATCTTTCGCGCGCATCAAGAGAAGTCCGATGGACTGAAGCTGAGTAAGAGCGCCCGCGTCTTCACGATCTTTAGCACGAGCGCCTACGTGGGCCACCAGAATGGTGCTGGTGTAGTGCTCGTCGCGGAGGGGAAGATCCGCCTCATTGTGAAGACGGCAGACAcgtacgaggaggacgactACGTAGCGGAAGTGGAAAATGTCCATCGGCGCTAA